The genomic interval CGGTGCCAGGGGAACAATAGGCCACATCGCACCAGAGGTCTTTTCGAAGCAATTTGGAGAGGTCAGCAGCAAGTCTGATGTATATAGTTTTGGAATGGTGATCCTTGAGATGGTTGGAGCAAGGAAGAATATCAACAAGAGTTCAGAGGCCAGTACCAAATATTTTCCTCAATGGGTTTATGAACATTTGGAGGAATATTGTGTGAATGCCGGTGAGATCAGTGTTGATTCAGAGCTTGTCAGAAAGTTGATAGTAGTGGGATTGTGGTGCATACAGTTTCAGCCTAAGAACCGGCCATCAATGACTAGAGTAGTAGAAATGTTAGAAAGCCAGACAAATGACCTGCAGATTCCACCACAAAGTCTCTTGTGTTGAAAACTTCAGATTTAGTCTATCAGTACTTTGTACCAAGCAACTAAAACTTCACCAACTACTGAGTTGACTGTAGTGTTAATCACTTTAAATCGAACAGAGTGATGGTACATGTATAAGTGTGGCTCCTGATTGAGAATCAGAGGTCTGTAACTGTAATCCACTTGCTTATGTAGGATAACGTTCTGTTAAAAATCCTCTCTAGTCTCAAATTCCTATGGTCACAAATGCTACAACAGTTCAGGCCGGCGTCCTATATCCGTAGTTCCCCTAAATAAGAATAGGAGAtgtgttcttttttttctttattagAGCAATTCTGTCATGTGAATTTTGTGGGGGTGAGTCTTTGAACCCAGTCACTCTGGTGAAGCACCACGTTTTGTGGTTGCTAGTTTCCCACTCGCGGCAGTGCGGCACGTTGCTTTCATGCTTTATTTGTCTAGTGTTGTCGGAATCACAGCTTTCGGACAGAGACTGCACAGAGTGTTCGGCTGAACTGGATTATTTATTGTTcatgctgaaaaacactgttcgtactggaatgttatgagagaaaaacactgcttcggctggaaaaaaaaacagaacaagCCGGCtgaccagccagccgaacaggctgagaaCACTGAACCTGAACACATGGCTAGTGGTTTCAGTCGAAAGATTTGGTTTTGGACAAAATTCAGAAAGGGGAAAAGTCACTACCTTGGGAGACATTTCTGACATCACAATTGGCATTTGAGATGTTGGTGTACTAAGTATTAGTTTGTCCAAGGTCAACTCAGAAGTGGCAACACTTTTATTCGTTTTGTAACATCATACATAGTATACGTGACACATATAAAACACATGACATATCAAAGTCTGCAGAGCAGAACTCACACTATACCAAGGACTGAAGTAGTACGTCTCCGTTTATTCTCTAGCAATACTAAACTCTGCCAAGTAGTATACAGAAGTACCATACACGAGAGTGCGTGCCCGCGAggtcgacgtcgacgtcgacaAGGAACGGACTGGGCACTGGGGCATGCACGCACTTCATTCAGCACTTGGGCAGGGGCACCTTGCAGGCGGCGAAGACCTTCTTGGCGTTGGGGGAGTTGACGTAGCGCTGCATGTTGGGGTTCTTCTTGTACTGGCAGAAGCAGCTCGCTGGGTGCGCCTTGAGCCTCGCGCAGCACGCCGCGGTGGGCGCCGCGTTCCCCACGATCGCCGGCGCGCACGGGGTCAGCTGCGTCGGTGCGCACGTCGCCGCGCTCGCGCCGGGGGCCAGCAGGCTCAGCACCGCGCTCGCCACCAGCAGGAACAGCACCAGAGACGCCGCCCTACTCGCTGCGGCCATGCTTGCTTGGACTTAGACACCCTGCAGGTGCGAGCGATCGAGAAGCACGTACGTTTTGATGTGTTGTGTGTCAATGTGTTGCGAATGGAGAGTGGTCCATGGCGCCTATTTATAGGCCCTGAAGTAGGTGATGAGGAGCACGTATATCGTAAGCGTTGCGCAACCGTGAGCAACGGGAACAGTGCATACATACTCTATCGCGGAAGCACCAAGCATGCATTGGGCGGCTGATACACAGCACAGCACAGCTCCAGAGGCGCTCCACTACCGCTCGATCGATCGAGCTCACTGTTGCGCGTCCATGTGCAGGGACTCTAGCTACCAAGATTTCAACGCGTGGAGCATCAGGGGTGACGTGCTACAGCCTTTTTCAGTTTTTTCAGTATGAACAAGACGATCTTTTTTTCTAGAAAGAGCGTAGTGGGTTGGGTTAGTATATAGAATGAAGGGATCGGACTAGGGAGGCATCATGATGATGAGCGTGCTGAACTGAACTGATGAAGGGATGGCAAAAGCTGGTCAGCATTCAGCAAAGTCTCTCATCGGCGTCCACTGCAGAGTTACACGTAGTAGAAGGTCTGGGGCATGCGCACCCGAAGCTCAGGgtcagagccatcttctttgGACGGCAAGCAAGAGTCCAAGCTGGCATGCATGCCCCTTCCTCTTTGTAGATGTCCAAGCGTCGGATCGTCAGAACAGAGTGCCTGACGTGATCATGGGTCAGCATTTCGACATCGCCTGTAGTCGTGCAAGTACTTGATCCAAATTAATCGGTTATATGTCTAGTTAAGATTTCAATTAATTCGGAAAATTCCTACCACATTTCTAATATCACATAGATCATTTTCTCTTTTACACGCAGTGATGAGGGAGTGTTGTTAATCATTATCGGCCACGAACAGGTTCACTTTCACCTAATTTGTGAAGCTTTatattggcaaaaaaaaaaaagagttaacCGATTAACCCCAACTTCAAGACATATGTGCACCTCATCGGTCAGAAGTGCTCAACCatctatgatttttttttttcacaAGTGCCTTCTTGGATACATTTTTTAAAAGCATATAAAGCTCATTTGTCAACCTCCAGTTTGCACGATATTCCGATTTTAAAGGATAAACTATAAAAGCGGTGCTAAATGACCCACAATAGACAAATTTATTCCCCTAACTGGTTTCAAAAGtgcttttttattttctaaaaaaacaaaaaatatggTTTAATctctaaaattcataactaaattattttaattagaaaaatatgaaactagtacaGATTGTTTTCTAAAAATGTTACCTATCTAGTATTGGTGATCTATGTACAATTATTTGGAACATATTTATTTATGTTTCTATTATTTTATTGTCAACTATTTATTTAAACTATAATTTTGCTCTATATCGGACCTTGAGCCCGATCAAGAGGACCCAGAAAACTATGAATACATACATAAAAGGATGTGGAAGATGACACGAAATCTCATATATTCCATGCTCTACCACATGTGTAGATTCTATTTAGGCATTGTATGACTATCACTTTACTATATGTTGATTACTTGATTAGGTTATAGGTTTCAAAGAAGTCAGTGACTTAAACATCATGCAAACAACTAGTCACATTATTAATATAACGTGGAGCACAAAATGataatttaaataaataatagaTATGGGTATAAGTAATTGAACACTAGGAAAATAAACAATAAGATTCCAATAACTCCAAATAGAACACCAATAGATATATAACATTCTTAGAAAAATTggtattagttttattttttatttaaaataaattagTCATGAAATCTATACGTTAAatcatgttttttatttttttaagtaGAAACTAGCTAGAGGACTAAATTTGTCTAATTTTGATAGTTTGAGGATATCCGGTGTCCGGTTTTATGGTTTAAGGTTGAAAACCGTACTGTCATATATGTTGGAGGTTAAAAAATGGACTTACCAAAAAAATATATTCATTTAGATTTTACAGAAAGAAATGTGTGTTGTAGTACTCAGTGCATTTTTAGTATTTTGATGGATTGTATTTTTAAATACTTGAACAGATTACTTTTGTAAAAGCTGAATAACaaatattattaaaaaaaattcctTCACTTTTGGCTCATCCTTCTGTAGATTCTTGATGCAGCCAAATCAAGTTTAGTTAACTCATGTATCCACTGGCTTCGTACTTGTGTTATTCTCATTCACCAGATTTGGTCATAGCGGCATGACAACCGTTGGAGCATGTGGTTAAAGAATTTTTTTACCCATACACATAGGTGACGATCTAGTCTACGGATTGATAGTCACTAGTATGTCTGTATCTGTCAAGAAAACAACTTTTTATAGGCCGTGTGCTTTAATGCAGAGGTCGAAAGTGACCTCAAAATGGTTGTATCAACTTAATGTAATTATCTTGAGTTAATAAAATGCTTCCTCAATTAAAAAAAACTCATGtatctttgttttttttccttcaaaaatGTATGTTTACAgcttgttcgcttgctcgtatctggcttataagccatggcttatcagccaacgaacaatatttttctctcacaccaaaccagccaacagtactttcagccatggcttataagccaaaccagcccaaacgaatagGGCCTTAGTTTTTTCCCTTCAGAATTGTATGAAAAGTACTTGTTCTTGAGTTAGGTCTTGTAAATTATAAACCAATAAAGTCATAAATTGTCCTAAACAAAAGTAAAGCATATGCAAACCTGATCACAAAACTACCCTTGGCTAGTAAGAAATGGGACGGACCTACTAATAATGGCGTTTTTGCCATTGTTTTGGTTttataaaagctcttta from Miscanthus floridulus cultivar M001 unplaced genomic scaffold, ASM1932011v1 fs_276_5_6, whole genome shotgun sequence carries:
- the LOC136531106 gene encoding non-specific lipid-transfer protein 2-like, coding for MAAASRAASLVLFLLVASAVLSLLAPGASAATCAPTQLTPCAPAIVGNAAPTAACCARLKAHPASCFCQYKKNPNMQRYVNSPNAKKVFAACKVPLPKC